A part of Deinococcus aerolatus genomic DNA contains:
- the recQ gene encoding DNA helicase RecQ: MSLAASHPTQPPADTDARALEVLSRVWGYGAFRDVQADIVRTVVDGDNALVLMPTGGGKSLCYQVPSLLRPGTGIVVSPLIALMKDQVDALRQFGVRAAFLNSSLPAEGVREVEAALLAGELDLLYVAPERLLLGRTLDLLERAPVALFAIDEAHCVSQWGHDFRPEYGQLGVLPGRFPDIPRVALTATADDRTRADILRVLDLGGAAQFISSFDRPNIQYRVANKEGPKTQLLDFIHAEHRGDAGIVYCLSRKSVDQTAQWLVTQGIDAVPYHAGLSPRERNHAQERFLNDEGVVVVATVAFGMGIDKPNVRFVAHLDLPKSMEGYYQETGRAGRDGLPSTAWMVYGLADVVNVKRMLSQSDAPDDVKRVEAAKLDALLTYCEAATCRRQLLLAYFGEQRDEPCGNCDICLNPPRVRDATREAQMALSAAIRTGNRFGAAHLTDVLLGQPTEKVVGMGHHLLPTFGVGKGHDEGAWRGLIRQLVSLGHLEAGEHHGLSATGKSRALLRGETTLMLREDSLLPRERVRKRDRDASRPGRAPVDAQDAPLFEALRAWRLQLARQKAVPPYAIFSDATLKAICELRPGSAATLGTVSGVGQRKLAEYGEDVLDIVREHSGSERVRPALPAERGARENSAVLGLLRGGGEARTPAARAAPPEPLLPAPAATPGGSSNPPDLAEALRELRRELSRETGNSAFVIFPNATLDALATARPRTLAELQGLPGMGPKRIDTYGQRIVETVQSVLNGGIA; encoded by the coding sequence ATGTCTCTTGCCGCGTCCCACCCCACCCAGCCTCCCGCCGACACCGACGCCCGCGCCCTGGAAGTCCTGAGCCGGGTGTGGGGCTACGGGGCGTTCCGGGACGTGCAGGCCGACATCGTGCGGACGGTGGTGGACGGGGACAACGCGCTGGTGCTGATGCCCACCGGCGGCGGCAAGAGCCTGTGCTATCAGGTGCCCAGCCTGCTGCGGCCCGGCACCGGCATTGTGGTCTCGCCGCTGATCGCGCTGATGAAGGACCAGGTGGACGCGCTGCGGCAATTTGGGGTGCGGGCCGCCTTCCTCAACTCCTCGCTGCCTGCAGAGGGCGTGCGCGAGGTGGAGGCCGCCCTGCTGGCCGGGGAACTGGACCTGCTGTACGTGGCGCCCGAACGCCTGCTGCTGGGGCGCACCCTGGACCTGCTGGAACGCGCCCCGGTGGCCCTGTTCGCCATCGACGAGGCGCACTGTGTCTCGCAGTGGGGCCACGATTTCCGGCCTGAATACGGGCAGCTGGGCGTGCTGCCGGGGCGGTTTCCCGACATTCCCCGCGTGGCCCTGACCGCCACGGCCGATGACCGCACGCGCGCCGACATTCTGCGTGTGCTGGACCTGGGCGGCGCGGCGCAGTTCATCTCCAGCTTCGACCGCCCCAACATCCAGTACCGGGTGGCGAACAAGGAAGGTCCCAAGACCCAGCTGCTGGACTTTATCCACGCCGAGCACCGGGGTGACGCGGGCATCGTGTACTGCCTGTCGCGCAAGTCGGTGGACCAGACCGCGCAGTGGCTGGTCACCCAGGGCATCGACGCTGTGCCGTACCACGCGGGCCTCTCGCCGCGTGAGCGCAACCACGCCCAGGAACGTTTCCTGAACGACGAGGGCGTCGTGGTGGTGGCCACTGTCGCCTTTGGGATGGGCATCGACAAGCCCAACGTGCGCTTCGTGGCCCACTTGGACCTGCCCAAGAGCATGGAGGGTTACTACCAGGAGACGGGACGCGCCGGCCGCGACGGCCTGCCCAGCACCGCTTGGATGGTCTACGGGCTGGCCGACGTGGTCAACGTCAAGCGGATGCTCTCGCAGAGCGACGCGCCCGACGACGTCAAGCGCGTAGAGGCCGCCAAGCTCGACGCCCTGCTCACCTACTGCGAGGCCGCCACCTGCCGCCGCCAGCTGCTGCTGGCCTATTTTGGAGAACAGCGCGACGAACCCTGCGGCAACTGCGACATCTGCCTGAACCCGCCCCGCGTGCGCGACGCCACCCGCGAGGCGCAGATGGCCCTGTCTGCGGCCATCCGCACCGGCAACCGCTTCGGCGCGGCCCACCTGACCGACGTGCTGCTGGGCCAGCCCACCGAAAAGGTCGTCGGGATGGGCCACCACCTGCTGCCCACCTTCGGTGTCGGCAAGGGGCACGACGAGGGGGCGTGGCGCGGGCTGATTCGCCAGCTGGTCAGCCTGGGGCACCTGGAGGCGGGCGAACACCACGGCCTGAGTGCCACGGGCAAATCCCGCGCTCTGCTGCGGGGCGAGACGACGCTGATGCTGCGTGAGGACAGTCTGCTGCCCCGTGAGCGGGTCAGGAAGCGCGACCGCGACGCCTCGCGCCCTGGCCGCGCCCCGGTGGACGCCCAGGACGCCCCGCTGTTCGAGGCGCTGCGGGCGTGGCGGCTTCAGCTGGCCCGCCAGAAGGCAGTGCCGCCCTACGCCATTTTCAGCGACGCCACCCTCAAGGCCATCTGCGAGCTGCGCCCCGGCAGCGCGGCCACGCTGGGCACGGTCAGCGGCGTGGGCCAGCGCAAACTGGCTGAGTACGGCGAGGACGTGCTGGACATCGTGCGCGAACATTCTGGCAGTGAAAGGGTGCGGCCCGCCCTGCCCGCCGAACGTGGGGCGCGGGAAAACAGCGCGGTGCTGGGCCTGCTGCGCGGCGGGGGAGAGGCGCGGACGCCAGCCGCACGGGCGGCCCCGCCTGAACCACTGCTGCCCGCCCCAGCCGCCACGCCGGGGGGCAGCTCCAATCCCCCAGACCTCGCTGAAGCCCTGCGTGAACTTCGCCGCGAGCTGAGCCGTGAAACCGGCAACAGCGCCTTCGTGATCTTCCCGAACGCCACGCTGGACGCCCTGGCCACCGCCCGCCCGCGCACCCTGGCGGAGCTGCAGGGTTTACCCGGCATGGGGCCAAAGCGCATCGACACCTACGGCCAGCGGATTGTGGAGACCGTGCAAAGCGTGTTGAACGGAGGGATTGCCTGA
- a CDS encoding MMPL family transporter has translation MQFLARLASRHPWAVLAVWVLAAALSLPLAARAPAALNADPAGGLTTSEANTVSTLLRERFGERDTNTAILVTRSTPPLTTPQGQQVYQAFLDGLETVAGVSRVVAATPGGPVPTRAQDGVLALTVAQIPLEEGGTEALSNVRRYVRGVQGGALAIRVTGGQAIADDFTEFAEADTKRSEFTALPLIAVLLLLIFGALVATVLPLAVGVLSITVAMAALYGLTLLMPVSTFAQSVVTLLGLGAGIDYALLMVNRFREELKHGTDSRAAAARTVMTAGRSVGFSGMTVGIAMAGLILPPVAFVRSIGIGGVLAVILTVLASLTALPALLALLGERVNSPRLLKVTWAQSGSASAAWTAFARRVTARPVAGVVLSTAFLLALAVPALGLKTGYAGAWGLVPGVPSRDALSDVRELGAGGLLSQFEVILDLKGQRYTPADRDRFQGVVTDLRALPGVKAVISPFLTPADLTGAGTGGLEALSLLTRRSFSADRELLRVTVVPADTLRAQDIAAFEGRVRAALDASGYAYLLGGAPVGGEEFSRAIIGTLPSVIAVVFTGTFLLLMVAFRSLLIPLKSIVMNALTVGAAVGVVTLVVQDGFLAGPLGIPSDVGVLDASLPVLLFAVMFGLSMDYEIFLLSRVQEEVLRGKSNDEAVVLAVGHTARIITSAAVIMFIVFVAFMFGRVVATKSIGLGLAVAVALDATLVRLVLVPAFLKLAGKWNWWLPAWLDRRLPHIRLEH, from the coding sequence GTGCAGTTCCTGGCCCGCCTTGCGTCCCGACATCCCTGGGCAGTGCTGGCGGTGTGGGTGCTGGCCGCCGCGCTGAGCCTGCCGCTGGCCGCCCGCGCCCCGGCGGCCCTGAACGCCGATCCGGCCGGCGGCCTGACCACCTCGGAGGCCAACACGGTGTCCACGCTGCTGCGCGAACGCTTCGGCGAGCGCGACACCAACACCGCCATTCTGGTCACGCGCAGCACCCCGCCGCTGACCACCCCGCAGGGCCAGCAGGTGTATCAGGCGTTTCTCGACGGGCTGGAAACGGTGGCCGGGGTCTCGCGCGTCGTGGCGGCCACCCCCGGCGGCCCGGTGCCCACGCGGGCGCAGGACGGCGTGCTGGCTCTGACCGTGGCCCAGATTCCGCTGGAAGAGGGCGGCACCGAGGCGCTGTCCAACGTGCGCCGTTACGTGCGCGGCGTCCAGGGGGGGGCCCTGGCCATCCGCGTGACCGGCGGGCAGGCCATTGCCGACGACTTCACCGAGTTTGCCGAGGCTGACACCAAGCGAAGCGAGTTCACGGCGCTGCCGCTGATTGCCGTCCTGCTGCTGCTGATCTTCGGCGCGCTGGTGGCCACCGTGCTGCCGCTGGCGGTGGGCGTGCTGAGCATCACCGTGGCCATGGCGGCGCTGTACGGCCTGACCCTGCTGATGCCGGTCAGCACCTTTGCCCAGAGCGTGGTGACCCTGCTGGGCCTGGGCGCGGGCATCGATTACGCCCTGCTGATGGTCAACCGCTTCCGCGAGGAGCTGAAGCACGGCACGGATTCCCGCGCCGCCGCCGCCCGCACAGTCATGACGGCGGGGCGCAGCGTGGGCTTCAGCGGCATGACTGTGGGCATCGCCATGGCGGGTCTGATCCTGCCCCCGGTGGCCTTTGTCCGCAGCATCGGCATCGGCGGGGTGCTGGCCGTGATCCTGACGGTGCTGGCCAGCCTGACCGCGCTGCCGGCCCTGCTCGCGCTGCTGGGCGAACGGGTCAACAGCCCCAGGCTGCTGAAGGTGACCTGGGCGCAGAGCGGCTCGGCGTCGGCGGCGTGGACGGCCTTTGCGCGGCGGGTAACGGCCCGGCCCGTCGCGGGCGTGGTGCTGTCCACCGCCTTCCTTCTGGCGCTGGCTGTGCCTGCCCTGGGTCTGAAAACCGGCTACGCGGGCGCGTGGGGGCTGGTGCCCGGCGTGCCCAGCCGCGACGCCCTGAGCGACGTGCGCGAGCTGGGAGCCGGCGGCCTGCTCAGCCAGTTCGAGGTGATTCTGGATTTGAAGGGGCAGCGCTACACCCCGGCAGACCGGGACCGCTTTCAGGGGGTGGTGACGGACCTGCGTGCCCTGCCCGGCGTGAAGGCCGTCATCAGTCCCTTCCTGACACCTGCCGATCTGACCGGGGCAGGAACCGGGGGCCTGGAGGCCCTGAGCCTGCTGACCCGCCGCTCGTTCAGCGCGGACCGCGAGTTGCTACGCGTGACGGTGGTGCCGGCCGACACCCTGCGCGCCCAGGACATCGCCGCCTTCGAGGGCCGGGTGCGCGCCGCCCTGGACGCCAGCGGCTACGCCTACCTGCTGGGCGGCGCTCCGGTGGGCGGAGAGGAATTCAGCCGCGCCATCATCGGCACGCTGCCCAGCGTGATCGCGGTGGTCTTTACCGGCACGTTCCTGCTGCTGATGGTGGCCTTTCGCAGCCTGCTGATTCCCCTCAAGAGCATCGTGATGAATGCCCTGACGGTGGGCGCCGCGGTGGGGGTAGTGACGCTGGTGGTGCAGGACGGCTTCCTGGCCGGGCCGCTGGGCATTCCCAGCGACGTGGGGGTGCTGGACGCCTCGCTGCCGGTACTCCTGTTCGCGGTGATGTTTGGCCTGAGCATGGACTACGAGATCTTTCTGCTCTCGCGCGTGCAGGAGGAGGTGCTGCGCGGCAAGAGCAACGATGAGGCGGTGGTGCTGGCGGTGGGCCACACCGCGCGCATCATCACCAGCGCCGCCGTGATCATGTTCATCGTGTTCGTGGCCTTCATGTTCGGGCGGGTGGTCGCCACCAAGAGCATCGGCCTGGGGCTGGCGGTGGCGGTGGCCCTGGACGCCACCCTGGTGCGGCTGGTGCTGGTGCCCGCCTTTCTCAAGCTTGCCGGAAAGTGGAACTGGTGGCTGCCCGCGTGGCTGGACCGACGACTACCGCATATTCGATTGGAGCATTGA